A stretch of DNA from Gimesia chilikensis:
AAGTCCGCGGAAGAGGAACTGAAGGCCGCCATCATGCTGGAGGCGGGCGTCCCCGCTTCACTGGCTCCCGCCAGTCCCTTTGGACCGGGCAAACCGGAATCGCCCGAGCGGACGATTGTCAATTATGACACCTGTTCCCCCGAAGACTTCATCGTCGACGGCTTCACCTTTGGACTGGCACCCCGTCCCCGGGGAACGCTGCTGCTCGATCCCGACAGCAAAGCACTGTCGCTCAAAGTTCAGACTGAAGGTGCCGCGATCCGCGATCCCCTCTGGAATGATCTGGAAGATGTGAAAACGCCACAGATGATCCAGAAAAACAGACTGCGTTCTTATCCCCGTGCCGGCCGGACACTCCGAACTCCCACGTTCGAAGTCAAAGGTTCCGTCGCGTACCGCGTCAAAGGTTCCTGCTGGGTCTATGCCTGCGTTGACTCACACCGCCTGCTCTTTGGTCCCCTGCACGGGTCCACTCTGAAAAAAGTTGACGCTGACAAAGCCGGTAAGCCTTTGTGGGTCTTTCATGATCTCTCCCGCTACAACGGACATCGCGTGCACCTCGAGTTCACGCCCATCGGCAAAGAGCCACTCGAAGTCTACCAGGTGAAATATGCAGCCAAGTTCCCCGAACCCGATCTGACCTCGGTCAGTCTCCAGACGCCACAGGTGCAACAGGCCTTCACAGACGCGTTTCAGGAATTCTGTGACACGACAGACAAACCTTCTTCGCAGACGACTGCATTGATCAACTGGATTCTCGCCCATCCCGACCTGTTCTCCGATCCGGAAGATTCCGACAGGAAAGCCCTGCAGCAGTCGATCCGCGATTATCAGTCCGAGCGCGATCAACTGCAGAAACAGATTCAAAACAAATCCCGCACCGCGATGGCCATCATGGATGGCAGTGCTGAGAACGACCACGTCCTGATTCGGGGCAGCCACCAGAATCAGGGCCCTGTCGTAGAACGTCGTTTCCTGGAAGCCCTCGAAGGAACCAGTCCCCAGGTTACCGGCAGCGGACGTCTGGAACTGGCCCGGGAAATCAACGATCCTGCCAATCCCCTGACACACCGCGTGATTGTCAACCGCATCTGGGCACATCTGTTTGGACGGGGAATCGTCCCCAGTGTCGATAACTTCGGCGTGCTGGGTGAGCGTCCTTCGCATCCGGAACTGCTCGACTTCCTGGCACTGAAATTCCTCGAACAGGACCGTTCGATCAAACAGATGATCAAGTACCTGGTCCTCTCGAAAACTTACCAGCAGGCCAGTCAGACATCCCTGGATGTCGCCGAGATCGATCCGGACAATGTCCTGCTTTACAAAATGCCGCTGAAGCGACTCGAAGGCGAAGCGATCCGCGATGCCCTGCTCAGCATTTCCGGAAGACTGCAGCCTGAGCTGTACGGCCCCTCGGTTCCCATCCACCTCACGAAGTTCATGGATGGACGCGGCAAGCCGCCGGTCAACGGCCCCCTGGATGGAGAGGGCAGACGTTCCGTCTATATCCAGGTCCGTCGCAATTTTCTCTCGCCGATGATGCTGGCTTATGATACTCCCAGCCCCTTCAGCACGATGGGCCGCCGCAACGTCTCCAACGTGCCCGCCCAGGCTCTGATCATGATGAACGATCCGTTCGTGATCCAGCAGGCTCGCCTCTGGGGAGAACACATCGCCGCGAATCCCAAATTAACGACAGATCAGGAACGCATCCGCTGGATGTATGAATCGGCCCTGGGGCGTCCACCGGCGCAGGCCGAGTTACAGGCTGCTGAGCAGTTCCTGCAGGCTCAGAGAACGACAAACCCGGCAGCACAACCCGCAGAAACCTGGGGTGAGCTGGGACATGTCATCTTTAATCTCAAAGAATTTATCTACGTCTTCTAATATCAGGAAAGTCGGCAGCATGCATTGTGGCCAATTTCGATACCAGTTCACTCGCCGTCAAATGCTCCAGCAGTGCGCGAACGGCTTCGGCGCCGCCGCCCTGACGGCCCTGCTGCAGGACCGCGCGTTCTCCGGAGTGACAGCGGAGAGAACCCACTTTCCAGCCAAAGCGAAAAACGTCATCTTCCTCTACATGGATGGCGGACCTTCGCAGGTCGATACCTTCGACCCCAAACCAATGCTTTCCAAATACAATGGCAAAAGCCCGGGCGATTTTTTCAAAGTCGAAGACACCCAGTTCGACAACGTCGGTAAAGTGCTCGAAAGTCCCTGGAAATTTAAAGCCTACGGCGAGAGCGGGATTCCCGTCAGCGATCTCTTCCCGCAGGTCGGTTCCTGTATCGATGACATCGCCGTCATTCGCTCAGTCGTCTCGAACTTTCCCGAACATACCTTTGCCAATTACTTCCTGCACACCGGCAGCGGTCTGCAGGGACGCCCCAGTATGGGTGCCTGGGTCAACTATGGTCTGGGCACTGAATGCCAGAACCTGCCCGGCTTTGTGGTCATCAACGGCGGACTGATTCCCCCCGGCGGTCTCGACTGCTTCAACAGTGGCTTTCTCCCCGCCAGCTTCCAGGGCTCAGTCTTCAAGCCGGGAGGCAGCGGTATTGCCAACGTGGAACGCCAGGAAAAGACCAGCCGCACCCAGGTGGAAAAACTGAAACTGATGCAGCAGCTGGACCGGTTCAAACAACAGGAGACCGGCAGGCACGACGAAATTGACTCCGCGATCTCCAATTATGAACTCGCCTACAAAATGCAGATGGCGATTCCCGATCTGATGTCGTTCGAAAGCGAAAGCAAGCCAACGCTCGAACTCTACGGATTCAATGAGGAATACGAGCCCACACGCACTTTCGCAGCCGAGTGTCTGCTCGCACGCCGGCTGGTCGAACGGGGCGTGCGGTTCGTCGAACTGACCTGTCCCAACGTGAAAGGAGACCGCTGGGATCAGCACAGCAATCTGAAACTCCATCACGCTAACAATGCCCGGGCGGTCGACCAGCCCATCGCGGGGCTGCTCAAAGATCTCAAACAGCGCGGGCTGCTCGATTCCACGCTGGTCATCTGGGGAGGCGAATTCGGCCGCACCCCCTTCGCCCAGGGAACCAACGGTCGCGATCATAATCCATTCGGTTTTACCATGTGGATGGCCGGCGGCGGTGTCAAAGGGGGCACCACTTACGGGACGACCGATGAATGGGGCTATAAAGTTGTCGAAAATCGCGTTGAGATCCACGACATTCATGCCACGATGCTGCACCTGCTGGGACTGGATCATACCAGATCCACGTTCCGCTTTGGTGGACGGGATATGCGTCTGACCGACGTCCATGGACACGTCGTGCACGATGTCATTGCCTGAGTGAGTTGAAACAATCTAATCTGTATCCGTTTCGAAAGGCACTCCGATGAAACAGTTCCTGCGCCCGTTCTGTTCGACCCTGGTTCTACTCTGTGTGGCTCTCTCCGTGGCATCTGCCGAGGACTGGCCCGCCTTTCGTGGTCCCCGGGGAAATGGCATCTCACAGGAAACGGGAGTCCCCCTCAAATGGAGTCAGACCGAGAACATCCTCTGGAAAGTGCCGCTGCCTGCAGCTGGTAACAGCAGCCCCATCGTCTCTAACGGACGCGTATTCATTACCTGTGCCGAGAATGAGGGTCGCCAGCGGAGCCTTTACTGTTTCGACCGCAAGAACGGCAAGCAGCTCTGGATGCGGACCGTCAACTTTGACAAGGTGAAGCCCACCCACAAAACCAATAATTACTGCGGTTCGACTCCCGTCGCGAATGGCAAACGCGTCGTCGTCTGGCACAGTTCAGCCGGTCTGTACTGTTACGACTTTGACGGCAACGAAGTCTGGCACCGCGATCTGGGTGAGTTCGATCACATGTGGGGCTACGGTGTTTCTCCAGTCCTGCATGAGGGAAAAATCATTCTGCACTGCGGTCCCGGGAAGCGGGTCTTCATGACCGCCATCGATCTGGAGAGTGGCAAAACGATCTGGGAAACCGATGAACCCGTCGAAAATAACGGCGAGCGAAATAACGATCGCAAATACATGGGTTCCTGGAGTACCCCCGTAATCGCCCGTATCAACGATCGCAGCCTGGTTATCTGCAGCATGTCCCTCCGCGTGAACGCCTATGACCCCGAAACGGGTGACATCGTCTGGAGCTGTTCCGGGCTCCGGGGACAGAAAGGGGACTTATGCTATACCTCTCCTGTGCTGGCAGATCAGATCTGCGTCGCCATGGGTGGCTTCAACGGACCCGCGATCGGCTTCCGCATGCAGGGGACGGGTGACATTACTGAGTCCGCCCGACTCTGGCGTAAGGAACCGAATCCGCAACGCATCTCCACCGGAGTGTTTACTGCAGACCACATCTTCACGGCCAACGCCGGACCGAATATTGTGCAATGCATCAATCCGCAAACCGGCGAGATTGTCTGGCAGGAACGTTCCGGTGGTGCCGCCTGCTGGGGATCTCTGATCCTGGCTGACGGCCACCTGTTCGTCACCGACCAACAGGGAACAACGCATGTCTTCAAGCCGAATGCGGAACGATTTGAAACGTTCGCTCAGAACAAACTGGGCGAACGCAGCAATTCCACACCCGCGTTCTCAGACGGGCAGATCTTCATCCGCACGTTCCAGCATCTGTACTGTATCGGCAACTGAAGCAGCAGCGAGCGGCTGATTACCAGAGCTCGATTTCCAGCTCGAGATCGACGCCGAACTTTTCAGAGACGGTATTCTGCGCGAGGTTGATCAGGTCGAGCACATTCTCCGTCGTCGCACTTTCATCATTGATGATAAAGTTCGCGTGACGGTCGCTGATTTCGGCTCCCCCGATGCGGGTCCCTTTGAGGCCCGCCTGTTCAATCAGAGCCCCGGCGTGCATCCCGCGCGGATTTTTGAAGATACAGCCCGCAGACTGGTGTGTGAGAGGCTGGTTCGCCTTCTTCATGATCCAGTTCTTTTTCATGCGTTCAGTCAGTTCATCTGCATCAGCCTGCTGCAATTCGAAGGTCGCCTCCAGAATCGCCAGCTCATTGATGCTGCTTTCCCGGTAGCTGAAACTGAGTTCATCTGCGGTCCGCACGAACTTTTCCCCCCGGGCGGTCAGCACAGATACGGATTTGGCGAACTGGCCAATGTCACCGTTGTGACCGCCGGCATTGCCATGCAGTGCACCACCAACCGTACCGGGAATCCCCACCAGCCCTTCCAGGCCGGCCAGTCCCTCTTTGACGGTCTGTGAAACCAGGTTCGAGAGCAGTGCCCCCGCTCCCGAGGTGACGGTTGTCCCCTCGATGCTGATCTGGGCGAATTCCTGATCATGAATACGGATGACGGCACCTT
This window harbors:
- a CDS encoding PSD1 and planctomycete cytochrome C domain-containing protein produces the protein MKQLFRITFACLLLVCLACFSTSAEEPTTNATKKPQFSPEQLEFFEKSIRPLLAEHCYACHSGQAKRLEGGLRLDSRALVIKGGDSGTSIQLKTPHDSLLLEAVRYESFEMPPNTRLKQAQIDALTRWVEMGLPWPDEKAPEDNTQNEAFDLQQRRQAHWAWKDLKPVPLPAVRNQGWSDHPVDQFILAGLEAKELAPTVATDRRTLLRRLYFDLIGLPPTPAQIDEYLNDKSPNATAKVVDQLLASPHFGERWARHWLDLMRYAESRGHEFDNDAPNAWQYRDYVIRALNSDLPYDQFVTEHIAGDLLPEPRLNPESGFNESVLATAFWFLGEWVHSPVDIRKDETDRFDNAIDVMTKSFLGMTVACARCHDHKFDAISTRDYYALYGYLQSSNYHQVRFESMEHNRSIAAKAEQLHQRQQAPLKTKLKAAFQDEVQKFSRYYQRASELVRQTQSSESEQQLQTKAAKQGLNPAILKRWAAFLMNNKSAEEELKAAIMLEAGVPASLAPASPFGPGKPESPERTIVNYDTCSPEDFIVDGFTFGLAPRPRGTLLLDPDSKALSLKVQTEGAAIRDPLWNDLEDVKTPQMIQKNRLRSYPRAGRTLRTPTFEVKGSVAYRVKGSCWVYACVDSHRLLFGPLHGSTLKKVDADKAGKPLWVFHDLSRYNGHRVHLEFTPIGKEPLEVYQVKYAAKFPEPDLTSVSLQTPQVQQAFTDAFQEFCDTTDKPSSQTTALINWILAHPDLFSDPEDSDRKALQQSIRDYQSERDQLQKQIQNKSRTAMAIMDGSAENDHVLIRGSHQNQGPVVERRFLEALEGTSPQVTGSGRLELAREINDPANPLTHRVIVNRIWAHLFGRGIVPSVDNFGVLGERPSHPELLDFLALKFLEQDRSIKQMIKYLVLSKTYQQASQTSLDVAEIDPDNVLLYKMPLKRLEGEAIRDALLSISGRLQPELYGPSVPIHLTKFMDGRGKPPVNGPLDGEGRRSVYIQVRRNFLSPMMLAYDTPSPFSTMGRRNVSNVPAQALIMMNDPFVIQQARLWGEHIAANPKLTTDQERIRWMYESALGRPPAQAELQAAEQFLQAQRTTNPAAQPAETWGELGHVIFNLKEFIYVF
- a CDS encoding DUF1501 domain-containing protein codes for the protein MHCGQFRYQFTRRQMLQQCANGFGAAALTALLQDRAFSGVTAERTHFPAKAKNVIFLYMDGGPSQVDTFDPKPMLSKYNGKSPGDFFKVEDTQFDNVGKVLESPWKFKAYGESGIPVSDLFPQVGSCIDDIAVIRSVVSNFPEHTFANYFLHTGSGLQGRPSMGAWVNYGLGTECQNLPGFVVINGGLIPPGGLDCFNSGFLPASFQGSVFKPGGSGIANVERQEKTSRTQVEKLKLMQQLDRFKQQETGRHDEIDSAISNYELAYKMQMAIPDLMSFESESKPTLELYGFNEEYEPTRTFAAECLLARRLVERGVRFVELTCPNVKGDRWDQHSNLKLHHANNARAVDQPIAGLLKDLKQRGLLDSTLVIWGGEFGRTPFAQGTNGRDHNPFGFTMWMAGGGVKGGTTYGTTDEWGYKVVENRVEIHDIHATMLHLLGLDHTRSTFRFGGRDMRLTDVHGHVVHDVIA
- the murB gene encoding UDP-N-acetylmuramate dehydrogenase; the encoded protein is MSSIEDFKDILKHSEPLAKYSWFKIGGPAQFFLEPRNADELQAVVKCCAENEIPVRVFGGGSNILIKDSGVQGAVIRIHDQEFAQISIEGTTVTSGAGALLSNLVSQTVKEGLAGLEGLVGIPGTVGGALHGNAGGHNGDIGQFAKSVSVLTARGEKFVRTADELSFSYRESSINELAILEATFELQQADADELTERMKKNWIMKKANQPLTHQSAGCIFKNPRGMHAGALIEQAGLKGTRIGGAEISDRHANFIINDESATTENVLDLINLAQNTVSEKFGVDLELEIELW
- a CDS encoding PQQ-like beta-propeller repeat protein, producing MKQFLRPFCSTLVLLCVALSVASAEDWPAFRGPRGNGISQETGVPLKWSQTENILWKVPLPAAGNSSPIVSNGRVFITCAENEGRQRSLYCFDRKNGKQLWMRTVNFDKVKPTHKTNNYCGSTPVANGKRVVVWHSSAGLYCYDFDGNEVWHRDLGEFDHMWGYGVSPVLHEGKIILHCGPGKRVFMTAIDLESGKTIWETDEPVENNGERNNDRKYMGSWSTPVIARINDRSLVICSMSLRVNAYDPETGDIVWSCSGLRGQKGDLCYTSPVLADQICVAMGGFNGPAIGFRMQGTGDITESARLWRKEPNPQRISTGVFTADHIFTANAGPNIVQCINPQTGEIVWQERSGGAACWGSLILADGHLFVTDQQGTTHVFKPNAERFETFAQNKLGERSNSTPAFSDGQIFIRTFQHLYCIGN